One genomic region from Muriicola soli encodes:
- a CDS encoding UDP-N-acetylmuramoyl-tripeptide--D-alanyl-D-alanine ligase — protein sequence MTIEVLYQIYLKHPKVSTDSRKIAVGGLFFALKGPNFNGNTFAEQALREGAEYAIIDEDEYMHNERYLLVEDVLTALQQLGTYHREQSGAKIIALTGSNGKTTTKELIHSVLAQKYNTIATRGNLNNHIGVPLTLLTIRKDTEIAVIEMGANHQKEIEFLSQLALPDHGYITNFGKAHLEGFGGVEGVIKGKSELFQHLISHEKHIFWNADDPIQAEKLKNYPNKTGFSKGNIANYQILFLSADPYVKLQTEQTEINTNLPGAYNFTNAAIAVVIGLYLKVPLVKIKAGIEAYRPENNRSQILNKKGLEIYLDAYNANPSSMKAAIEAFDKIPAKSKTVLLGDMFELGDEAPMEHQAIADLTANLSFDGLYFVGKNFSRVKTDGNTFSSFEDFSDYLKEHPLEKGAVLIKGSRGMALERILDIL from the coding sequence ATGACAATAGAGGTCCTATATCAAATCTATCTCAAGCATCCGAAGGTCTCCACAGATTCAAGAAAGATCGCGGTTGGCGGACTATTCTTTGCTCTTAAGGGACCGAACTTCAATGGCAATACCTTTGCTGAGCAAGCCCTGCGGGAAGGTGCTGAATATGCCATTATCGATGAAGATGAATACATGCACAATGAACGATATCTCCTTGTTGAAGACGTTCTAACTGCACTGCAACAACTGGGAACCTACCACCGCGAACAGTCAGGAGCCAAAATAATTGCCCTCACCGGAAGTAATGGAAAAACGACTACCAAAGAGCTGATACATTCCGTACTTGCCCAGAAATACAACACCATTGCAACGAGAGGAAATTTGAATAATCATATTGGAGTACCCCTTACGTTGTTGACTATCAGGAAAGATACTGAGATTGCGGTAATTGAGATGGGGGCTAACCATCAAAAAGAGATTGAATTCTTGAGCCAATTGGCCCTACCTGACCACGGCTATATTACCAATTTTGGGAAGGCCCACCTGGAAGGATTTGGCGGTGTTGAAGGGGTTATTAAAGGCAAAAGTGAATTATTTCAGCACCTGATATCCCATGAAAAACATATTTTCTGGAATGCTGATGACCCTATTCAAGCTGAAAAACTAAAGAACTACCCCAATAAAACCGGGTTCAGTAAAGGCAATATTGCCAATTATCAGATCCTTTTTCTTTCTGCTGATCCCTATGTAAAACTTCAAACTGAACAAACGGAAATAAATACAAATTTACCCGGGGCTTACAATTTTACAAATGCCGCAATTGCGGTAGTTATTGGGCTGTATTTAAAAGTTCCTCTAGTTAAAATCAAGGCGGGGATAGAAGCGTACCGGCCCGAGAATAATCGGTCTCAAATTTTAAACAAGAAGGGACTGGAAATCTATCTCGATGCCTACAATGCCAATCCCAGTAGTATGAAAGCAGCAATTGAGGCATTTGATAAAATACCGGCAAAATCCAAAACCGTACTCCTTGGAGATATGTTTGAATTGGGGGACGAAGCCCCCATGGAGCATCAGGCGATTGCAGACCTCACTGCAAACCTATCTTTTGATGGTTTGTATTTTGTAGGGAAGAATTTTTCCCGCGTTAAGACCGATGGAAATACCTTCAGTTCATTTGAAGACTTTTCAGATTATCTAAAAGAACACCCTTTGGAAAAAGGAGCAGTTTTAATCAAAGGATCTCGTGGAATGGCCCTTGAAAGGATCCTCGACATCCTATAA